In Snodgrassella alvi wkB2, the DNA window GTTTTGATAAGGACTACCAGGTTTAATGTAATCTATGCTTATTCCATGTGATTTTGCCCAGCTTGTGAATCTGTTTGAGGTAAATTCTGTGCCATTATCAACTCGTATTTTTAATGGATAACCGTAATATTGAGCCAGTCTATCTAAATACCGGGTAATTCTACCTGCCGATAAACTGACCGCAATATCAATGCCTAATGCCTCACGATTAAAGTCATCAATAACATTAAAGGTTCTAAATCTACGATGATTTTCAGAACGATCACTCATAAAATCCATTGACCAACATTCTCCCAGACGACTTGGTACTGATAATGGTTGTGGATAACGCTGGGGTAATCGTTTATTTCGTTTCGAACGAATGTTGAGTTTTAATTGACAATGAACCCGATAAACCCGTTTATGATTCCACTTATATCCTAGTTTCCTGATTCGATGAAAACACTTAGGAAATCCCCAACGTAAATGCTTGTCTGTTATTGACTTAAGTAACGAAATAATCATAGAGTCATCTGCCGATTTAGGTTGGTAGTAGTAAGCACAGCGACTTAAATTCACAATAGTGCAACTCATTTTAATTGTTACACAGTATTGTGACTGAAGTGTTTGTGCCCAACACTTACGAACTGCCGTTGGCACTATAGCTTTTTTATTATTTCTTGCTGAAGCTGAGAGGTTAAGCTTAATTCGGCATACATTTGTTTGAGTTTACGATTTTCAGCTTCCAGCTGTTTTAAGCGCTTAATATCCGAAGATTGCATACCGCCATATTTATCCCGCCATTTATAAAAAGTAGAAACGGCCATACCATATTTACGGCAAAGCTCTTTGACAGAGATGCCAACTTCAGCTTCATTTAAAATAGATACAATTTGATGCTCTGAAAATTTTTTCATATTGAAATTCTCCTTAAAAATATCATAGAGAATTTTCTACTTTCTTGTACTATTTTAGGGGATAGTTACAGAAGAATTCGTAGAGGTAAGAAAAGATCTATTATCTACATTAGCTAAATATCGTTTGGACCCTTTGCCACCTGATGAATACAAAAGGCTTAGAGAAAAGTACGGTGATGATAACTTAATCAGTGCTGTTACATATTTCATTGGAGAAGGAATGATTCCATCAAATGCTCGTGATAGCGATTGTAGTGGACCATTTCTAATTTCACCAAATCTTCGACTTACTTCTACTGGTTTTAATTATGCTACAAATGATCCTATAGGCAATGAAATCAACTCAATTACAGTTAAATTACACTCCAATACTCTCCAACAGCTTGAATCTATTATTAATGCTTCAAATCTTACAGAAGAAAATAAGAAAACACTTTTAATGAAATTAAAAGAAAATGGTGGGGAGTATTTTATAACTAAGTGTATAGATTTTGGATTTTCAAATGTTAAAATTGCAAGTGAAATGTTTCTTGAATATCTAAAAAACATGTAATTGAAATTTTACCCAATAAGCCAGCCTTAATAAGCTGGCTTTATTTTATCCTGTAATTGTAATATTTACAGGTTCCCAATATTTTCTATCGTGAATAGAATTATAACTAAAGTATCATTCTCCGA includes these proteins:
- a CDS encoding IS3 family transposase (programmed frameshift), with product MKKFSEHQIVSILNEAEVGISVKELCRKYGMAVSTFYKWRDKYGGMQSSDIKRLKQLEAENRKLKQMYAELSLTSQLQQEINKKAIVPTAVRKCWAQTLQSQYCVTIKMSCTIVNLSRCAYYYQPKSADDSMIISLLKSITDKHLRWGFPKCFHRIRKLGYKWNHKRVYRVHCQLKLNIRSKRNKRLPQRYPQPLSVPSRLGECWSMDFMSDRSENHRRFRTFNVIDDFNREALGIDIAVSLSAGRITRYLDRLAQYYGYPLKIRVDNGTEFTSNRFTSWAKSHGISIDYIKPGSPYQNGYIERFNRTYRTEVLDLYIFKNLEQARKITEEWLEIYNTERPHEALNNMTPIEYRNMKQIA